The genomic DNA CTTCTTTTGTCATTAGCTTTTAAAGATTCCCATTCATCAACTTCTGCAGCTGTAGCCTTCCCATTTCCCCTCCTTTTAGTTGCAGTTTTTGTTCCTTTAGGACGAACCAGTTCAAATTCTTCAGATATTGGTGTATCATTATTTCCTTCTGAAGAGTAAGCTCCAGAGCTACATAATTTAGTTCTTTTAGAACTTGCACTAGTTGGAGGACCTCTCCACTTGGGATGTCTACGAAGCTCACGCCAATGAAGCTCAAAGTTAGACTTCTTCTTGTACTTAGTTAAATGATCTTCGTGAGCTTTCTCAATTATGTTGTCCAAGTTTGAACCACTCCCGATTTTTCGCTGAGCCTCATCATAACACGCACCAAATTTCTGAGCACCTTCATTTATTCTCTGCCACCTTTTTTTCATTGCCACAGCTCCTCTTTTAATGACACCAGAATTATCTTCTTCACAATATTGATGAATTTGGTTCCAAAATTCATCTGCTTTTTGATCTGTACCGATTACTGGATCAATTGACACATTCAACCATGCACTTATTAAAAGTTTATCTTCAACCCACTTCCACTGACCGGTAATTTCTCGTAAATCGTCGGTTTCTTCGCAATCTTCATTTAAATCAATAATGTTTTCGTGACCAAAAACAGACACTTGCGATTCTGGAGAATTTCGGATATTGATTGGTATTTGTTGGGTTCCAAATTGTGAATTTGAAAAGGGAGGAAATGGAAACTAATATGAAGAATTTGGAGGATACGAAAATGGAAATTGAGAATTTTGAGATTGTGAAAATTGATATTGAGAATTCGGAATTTGAGAAGTAAAATTAAAATTTGGTGAATTTGGAAAATAtgaatttggatttggatatggatatGGAAATTGAGGGTTTGGATTTTGAGAATTTGAAGATGGGGGATTATTGGATTCATTTTTTGGTAGAGGAAAAAtgttgaaaatatttttaagaaatgAAGACATGAATAATAGGGTGTGAAACTTGAATTTATAAGAATAAAATGTTACCATTTTTTATATGTACGTTAACTATCTATTATTAGTATAATGTTATTATTACTTAACGGCTAGAAAAGCAGTCTGCATGCATAGTAATAGAAAGTAAAATGGCACAATATTATTTCATTTCCCTGCCAAGTTCCATgcaaaataattatataaaattaaaaagtGAAGGAAGTGGGACTGGCTACCAAAGAGGGACTGGCCACTTGCTAGAGGTTTCATGCAATGCAAGAATTTGCTTATTCAGCGTCCGGGGGTCACTTCACGCGGCCCAAGACACCACTTGGGACCGCGTTGTAGTTGGTCTAAAAACCCAAGGGCCCATCCGCCCTGATTACTGTCGGAATTTTTTAGAAGGTTAAAAATCCGATTCTAATTTAtcagaattttaaattttaaaaaaaaagtttATCAGAgttttaaattagaaaaaataagtttgattatccgAATATGCCATTGTTACGTCCTTGAGATCATCTCTAGCCCATAACCCTACATTAGTATAGAGATGCATAAAAAATCTGAATCCGAAAAGCCTGTCACATTCGGTTCAGAAAAATTCGGTAAAAATCTGATCTCAAAAAAGTCTGGCTCGGTTTGAACCCGCCCGCGGGCCTTAACAGATGACGTATTTTTTGTATAAATCGGGTTGGCCCATAAAAATCCTGatttaagttaattttaataaatatttgaatagAACATCGAAAAAATAGTTTTAtccaaatttattttataatcgAATATAATTTCGAATAGAATTcctaaatttttaataaattatttagaGAAATGATAATTACATATTTTTTACTTATACGTAAATACCTTCTGTTAATTTTGAGATCGAATTACTgagatataaatttaaaattctaaaCTATTCTAAGATATAATACAAATAATTTGTTATAAATGATAATCAAGAATGTGTACG from Apium graveolens cultivar Ventura chromosome 5, ASM990537v1, whole genome shotgun sequence includes the following:
- the LOC141660312 gene encoding glutathione S-transferase T3-like translates to MADCPDGTIDVFLEKYIEEETRIENEARVRGRTVDCYCEETDDLREITGQWKWVEDKLLISAWLNVSIDPVIGTDQKADEFWNQIHQYCEEDNSGVIKRGAVAMKKRWQRINEGAQKFGACYDEAQRKIGSGSNLDNIIEKAHEDHLTKYKKKSNFELHWRELRRHPKWRGPPTSASSKRTKLCSSGAYSSEGNNDTPISEEFELVRPKGTKTATKRRGNGKATAAEVDEWESLKANDKRRMDIMNQLNEIRLKELESKQSEMDLQIIMAYTSKMNDTQRKAHAKLLEKIMARN